The nucleotide sequence GCCTCTGTACCAGAAAATACAGCTTTCGCCATATATTTATTTTTTATTAATAGTGTTTGTATCATTTCGTTAATTTTAGCATCATCTTCTACGATTAATATCTTATCCATCCTACTCTTCCCCTTTACGAACGTTCTTAATAATTACATATTTCTTAATTTTTTTCCTTAGTTCAATAAAGTTATTATAATATATTAAATTCAGATAGTACAAATTTATGGTTGGCTTACACTCATAGCTTAAAATACCTAAAATTAATATCCTTTATAAAAAAGTAACTTATAAGTAGGTTCTTGATTACTTATAAGTTACTTTTTAAATTTAGCTTATTTCAAGTTTAACTTTACTTCCTCCAACTCCAGCTTCCGCAGGGCTTACTATGAGCCTTACTGGCATCCTTTCTTTTATTACTTCAAGGTGACTTATTATTCCAACAGAAAGTCTTTCACTGTGTATTTTTTCAAGCGAATCCATTACTACCTCAAGAAGGTTGCTGTCTAAAGTTCCAAAACCTTCATCCAGGAAAAATAATTCAAGTGGTGCACTTCCCCTTAGTTGTATTTGATTTGAAAGAGAAAGCGCCAGCGCTAAGGAGGTTACAAAAGTCTCTCCCCCTGACAAAGTTGAAGCATCTCTTTTAGCTCCTCCATTTTTATAATCCCTTATAATGAACTTTCCATTATCATCTACTTCAAGTCCGTAATTTCCACCAGTGATTTCCTTTAATCTTTTTGAAGCTTCTATTGATATATATTTAAGCTGATTTAATGCAACAAATTCAACAAATTTTTTACCCTTAAATAATTTTTCAAGATCATCTAAAAGACTTAATTTATGTTCTAACTCTTGCTTAGTTTTAAGAAGTTTCCCAAGTTCCTTAAGTTTTATTTCTATGTTTTTAACCTCTTCCTCAAGTTTTATACTTCTTTCTTGAAGCGCTTTTGCCTTGGAAGCTTTCTCAACTCTATTATTTTGAATTTCTATCCACTTTTCTTCCGTTAATTTTCTATTCTTAAGCTTCTTGCTTAAAACCTCCACAGCTCCATTTACCTTTGAAAGTTCATTTTTATACTTTTCAACATCGCTTTTAAGCAAATTTATTTCTTTATCGTTTAGATAATTTTCCTTAGCTTTCTCTATATTTTCAAATTTTTCTTCCATAAGTATTTTATTTAATTTGTCTATATCATTAACTTTCCTATCCTTGAGACTGGACAAATTACTGTGATACTTTATTATTTCATCACTACACTTTCTGTATTTGTCCTCAATTTCATTCATTTTCTTATCACATAAATTATACTGTTCTTCAATTTTTTTAATTGTACCCTCTATCTTTTCTTTAAGTTCGTATAAATTATCTAATACTCCTACTTTATTTTTTATTAGTTCTATTTTCTCGTTTATTATTTTATCTTTTTCCTTAAGCTCAGCTTTATTTTTGCTAAGCTCCTCCTTTAGTCTACTACACTTATCCATTAGCTGCTCTTTTTCTGTGTGTCTTATGTTTAAAAGGTTTCTTAGATCCTTTATTTCACCTTCTGCCTCTACCCTTACTCTTTCCTTTTCCAATATTTCTTTCATTTCAAATTTAAAATCTTGAATCTTTAGTTCAGCTTTTAAATTTTCTATTGTATATGCTACTTCATTAAATTCTTTAATAGCCTCTTCCAATTCGCTTTTTAAATCTACAATACGTTTTTCACACTGCTTTTCAACTGTCTTTTCCTTCTGATATTCAACTTCAATTTTATTTGAGCGTTCACTTAAGTCCTTTATATTATCATCAAGTTGTATTTTTTCTAAATTAAATTTGTTTACTTTCTCCTTTAAATAATTAAATTTCTTTTCCATACTTTCAAGAGAAACTTCTTTAAACTCTTCTCCAAGGTTATTTATGCTCTCATTAAGCTTTTTAATATTTTTTTCTTCTACTTTAATGCTAGCTTCACACATAACTATTTCTTCATTTTCAAACTTACGTTTTTTTTCAAAGCCTTCGAGCTCACTCTTAAGTGTTTCCAAAGCCTTTAGGTCAACTTCCTTAAATCCTTCTTTTATATGATGCACAGAACCACATACAGGACATGCCTCTCCACTCTTAAGCTTTTCTCTAAGTACATGAGCCATGTTTTCCGTCTCTAAAGACTCTATTTTAATATTAACTTTTGATATTTTATCCTCTAATTTTGTCATTTCCTCTTTTTTGGTTCTTAGAACTTGCTCTGAATTTTCTACAACCCTTAAGCTTGCCTTTAAGCTTTCATTATACTCACTATACTTAGCCCATTTTTGCCTAGAATCATTTAATTTTTCTTGAAATGTAAGAAGTACATCATCTTTAGGAAAGTCCTTATTTAAATCCTGAAGCTTTTTTGTGTATGTATCTAATTTACTTCTCTCTTCCTCTAACTTATTAAAAAGCATTTCTTTTTTACTTTTAGCTTTTTCAAAATCAACTTGAAATTTATCACAATCAAGTCCAAGCTTATTTTTATGTTTTAATTTTTCATCATAATTCCTCAATAAAAATATTCCTTCATTAATTTTATTTTTATATTCTTCTGGAACCTTAAGATTATCAATCTTACTCTCCAAATTCTGTATTTTCAAAGTTAATGAGTCTATATCTTTTATGTTCTGTTTTATTAATTCTTCTTTGTTACTCGCCTCTAAACTAAGCTTTTCTATTTTTCCTTGGAGCCTTTTCTTTTCAAGCTTTATATTATCCAAAAGATCTTTTTCTTTTATTGCATCTAATATAATGTGATGTTTAATCATAAACTTAGGAAGTGCTTTTTCCTTATTATCCTTTGCAATACTTAATTTTTTCTCCATGTCCTCTTTTTCCAAGCTTATAGCTTTCATTGTGTTCTCACGAGAAAGGATTTGTTCTTTTAATATATCAATTTGTTTTAAAGTATTTTCATAATTATCAATGTAAGGCTTAACCTTCGACGAACTTTCACCTAAACGGGCTCTTTTTTCCTTTAAGTCTATTTCATCTTTTTTCTCCATAAGATCTTTACGAACTCTATTTTTTTCCTCTATTTCAATTTGAAGACCCCAAACCTCTTTTCCTTCATTGTATTCCTCTTCTGCCTTTAGATACTCCTTTGAAGCTTCATTAAAGAAATCATTATTTTCTTTCAAAAGCTCTCTTCTTTCCTTTAGAACATCTTCATTTATATTTTCATATCCCTTTAATTCTCCTACTAAAACATTTTCCTTTTCTCTTTCTTTTCTTATTTTTCTAGCTAATTTAAAAGAAAGCTCATCCCCGTATTCCTGAAGATTAAATAGTCTTTCAAGCATATTTCTTCTTTCTTTTCCTTCAAGTTTTAGAAATTCGCTAAACTTTCCTTGAGGAAGTACAACAGTTCTCGTAAAATCATCTAAGCTCAGTCCAATTATTTCCTGACACTTTTCATTTACACTTTTAGCTCCTTCTTCTAAAACTTCAACCTCATCCCCTGTAATATCAACAATTTTAGCTGACTTACTTCTAACACTTCCTGTTTTATTATCTCTTCTAAATTCTCTTTCCACTAAATATCTTTTTATTTCTTTTCCTGATATCTGAAATTCAAAGCTTACGTTAAGGCTATTACAATTCGTATTCATAAAGTTTGAACTTTTTCTTGCCACTTCCCCGTAAAGTGATAAGGTTATTGAATCAAGTATTGTCGTCTTTCCACTTCCAGTAGGTCCAAAGATTCCAAATAGTCCTCTCTTTGTTAGTTTTTCAAAATTAATCTCCTGTTCATTCTCAAAGCTGTTTAATCCTTTAATTCTAACTCTTATGGGTTTCATCTTCTGCCTCACCTCCATTTATAATAGATAACAATAAATCCACAACCTCGTTATCTGGCTCAACCTTTCTTTCTTTTTTATAAAATTCTTTAAAAATCTCTTCGAAAGGTCTTTCTTTAAAGCTTGCCATGTCTATAATCTCATTATCCACACTAACCTTAGGCAAAATTTCTAATATATCTTTTTTTAGACTTTTCATTGCCTTCATTTCTTCTTCGCCTATATATTTATCAGTTACTATCTCAAGATAAACCCAACAGTCCCTGTCCTTATTTTCTTCACATTTCTTAATCGCTTCTTCTACTCCAGTACATTTCCAAACTTCTATAGGTTTATATACCTTAAATTCAATTTCATCTACAATAGGCTCTTTTCCTGCCTCTATATTCACTAAAAAACATTTTTTCTTGAAGTTTATCTCCTTTTTATTGTACTGGATTGGCGAACCTGAATATCTTGCTATTTTATGTGTACCTGGTACTAACTGCGGTTTATGTACATGCCCTAGAGCAACATATTGAGCATTTTTAGGAAAGCAGTCTCCATTTACAATAAAACTTCCTCCAAGCTGAACATTTCTCTCAGAACCGCCTTCTTCACTTCCCATCGCAAAAAGATGAGAAACCACCATATTTATAGTATCATCTCTAAAGTTTTCACTTAACCTATCAAAAAGCTGTTTTATTCTATCACCATATGATTTTACCTTTTCCTCTTCACTGTCCATTTCTTCATAAAGAACTTCATTTAATCTTTTTTCACTTGGATAAGGCAGCGTAATAATAGATGCCCTTTCACCATTAACTTCAATTTCAATAAAGCCCTCCTTAGATGAAAGTACTTTATGTTTTCCATATTCTCCAGTAGGAACAACTGATTTAGGAGTACCAACCATTATTATGCCATGATCACGTGCAAGCGGTCCTGCAGCCACGAGCCTTTCCGGGTTATCATGATTTCCTGCTATAACAAGGGTTACCCTCTCTCCATTTTGTGATATTTTTTTAAGTGTGCTGTAAAACAT is from Clostridium acetobutylicum ATCC 824 and encodes:
- a CDS encoding SbcC/MukB-like Walker B domain-containing protein; this encodes MKPIRVRIKGLNSFENEQEINFEKLTKRGLFGIFGPTGSGKTTILDSITLSLYGEVARKSSNFMNTNCNSLNVSFEFQISGKEIKRYLVEREFRRDNKTGSVRSKSAKIVDITGDEVEVLEEGAKSVNEKCQEIIGLSLDDFTRTVVLPQGKFSEFLKLEGKERRNMLERLFNLQEYGDELSFKLARKIRKEREKENVLVGELKGYENINEDVLKERRELLKENNDFFNEASKEYLKAEEEYNEGKEVWGLQIEIEEKNRVRKDLMEKKDEIDLKEKRARLGESSSKVKPYIDNYENTLKQIDILKEQILSRENTMKAISLEKEDMEKKLSIAKDNKEKALPKFMIKHHIILDAIKEKDLLDNIKLEKKRLQGKIEKLSLEASNKEELIKQNIKDIDSLTLKIQNLESKIDNLKVPEEYKNKINEGIFLLRNYDEKLKHKNKLGLDCDKFQVDFEKAKSKKEMLFNKLEEERSKLDTYTKKLQDLNKDFPKDDVLLTFQEKLNDSRQKWAKYSEYNESLKASLRVVENSEQVLRTKKEEMTKLEDKISKVNIKIESLETENMAHVLREKLKSGEACPVCGSVHHIKEGFKEVDLKALETLKSELEGFEKKRKFENEEIVMCEASIKVEEKNIKKLNESINNLGEEFKEVSLESMEKKFNYLKEKVNKFNLEKIQLDDNIKDLSERSNKIEVEYQKEKTVEKQCEKRIVDLKSELEEAIKEFNEVAYTIENLKAELKIQDFKFEMKEILEKERVRVEAEGEIKDLRNLLNIRHTEKEQLMDKCSRLKEELSKNKAELKEKDKIINEKIELIKNKVGVLDNLYELKEKIEGTIKKIEEQYNLCDKKMNEIEDKYRKCSDEIIKYHSNLSSLKDRKVNDIDKLNKILMEEKFENIEKAKENYLNDKEINLLKSDVEKYKNELSKVNGAVEVLSKKLKNRKLTEEKWIEIQNNRVEKASKAKALQERSIKLEEEVKNIEIKLKELGKLLKTKQELEHKLSLLDDLEKLFKGKKFVEFVALNQLKYISIEASKRLKEITGGNYGLEVDDNGKFIIRDYKNGGAKRDASTLSGGETFVTSLALALSLSNQIQLRGSAPLELFFLDEGFGTLDSNLLEVVMDSLEKIHSERLSVGIISHLEVIKERMPVRLIVSPAEAGVGGSKVKLEIS
- a CDS encoding exonuclease SbcCD subunit D — translated: MRILHTSDWHLGKNLEGYSRMDEQEEFLEDFIKIVEENNIDMVVIAGDIYDTYNPPARAEKMFYSTLKKISQNGERVTLVIAGNHDNPERLVAAGPLARDHGIIMVGTPKSVVPTGEYGKHKVLSSKEGFIEIEVNGERASIITLPYPSEKRLNEVLYEEMDSEEEKVKSYGDRIKQLFDRLSENFRDDTINMVVSHLFAMGSEEGGSERNVQLGGSFIVNGDCFPKNAQYVALGHVHKPQLVPGTHKIARYSGSPIQYNKKEINFKKKCFLVNIEAGKEPIVDEIEFKVYKPIEVWKCTGVEEAIKKCEENKDRDCWVYLEIVTDKYIGEEEMKAMKSLKKDILEILPKVSVDNEIIDMASFKERPFEEIFKEFYKKERKVEPDNEVVDLLLSIINGGEAEDETHKS